One genomic window of Elaeis guineensis isolate ETL-2024a chromosome 2, EG11, whole genome shotgun sequence includes the following:
- the LOC105050296 gene encoding protein THYLAKOID ASSEMBLY 8-like, chloroplastic has product MAIRALSRAKIPNFSPSILRILAKPSHQSSPIFHPQAPIRETHPSEPIFELRHLYHDGRPRGPLWRGKKLLGKEALFVILGLKRVKDDEEKLEKFVKSHVLRLLKMDKIAVFNELQRQDEVHLALKMFRIIQKEDWYKPDVFMYKDLIIVLARSKRMEEVMQVWESMRKEEAFPDSQTYAEVIRGFLRHGSPADAMNIYEDMKNSPEPPKELPFRILLKGLLPHPLLRNKVKQDFEELFPERHIYDPPAEIFGMS; this is encoded by the exons ATGGCGATCCGAGCCCTCTCCAGAGCGAAAATCCCCAATTTCTCTCCATCGATCCTCCGAATCCTCGCAAAACCCTCGCATCAATCCTCTCCTATTTTCCATCCCCAGGCCCCGATACGAGAAACCCATCCGAGCGAACCAATTTTCGAGCTCAGGCACCTCTACCACGACGGGAGGCCGCGAGGGCCCCTTTGGAGGGGAAAGAAGCTGTTAGGAAAGGAGGCGCTTTTCGTGATCCTGGGTCTCAAGAGGGTTAAGGACGATGAGGAGAAGCTCGAGAAGTTCGTCAAGTCGCACGTGTTGAGGCTGCTCAAGATGGACAAGATCGCGGTTTTCAATGAGCTACAACGGCAGGATGAGGTGCACTTGGCGCTCAAG ATGTTCAGGATCATACAAAAGGAGGACTGGTATAAGCCAGATGTGTTTATGTACAAGGATTTGATTATTGTTTTGGCAAGGAGTAAAAGAATGGAAGAGGTCATGCAAGTGTGGGAGAGCATGAGGAAAGAGGAGGCTTTCCCTGATTCACAGACATATGCTGAAGTTATCAGGGGATTCCTGAGACATGGATCACCAGCAGATGCAATGAATATCTATGAGGACATGAAGAACTCTCCGGAACCTCCAAAGGAATTGCCCTTCAGAATTTTGTTGAAGGGTCTTCTACCACACCCTCTGCTGAGGAATAAAGTGAAACAAGATTTTGAGGAGTTGTTCCCGGAAAGACATATCTATGATCCCCCAGCAGAGATCTTTGGTATGAGCTGA
- the LOC105050305 gene encoding uncharacterized protein isoform X2, translated as MGGGAMRTAAKAVVIGGYQKAVDVGSVARSASNPSTAIIATATRAAEGAPLVSVLSCENDRTSVSVVSGIPEKKELFDSLYPAPRLVFGRVPTLEEAKAATAELKDALEKVYFSSSTTSDSTRSGLGASLQSPVCLEGSETKGCTMSKNSTLSSTPNYAIQMFSLLQGNPKAQNVVASIASDENVWNAVMNNPKVKQFYETQQSMVLPSETVVESSESPESSEAHPSQDSYQSSRTRFMDFVQNFKLKVSKMVVNLSDFFQDYMGTSTGGHSSMGTGIHHADSNADAVQKSFVALAIATILVILLKRG; from the exons ATGGGAGGAGGAGCAATGAGAACCGCTGCGAAGGCCGTCGTAATCGGCGGCTACCAGAAAGCCGTGGACGTGGGATCGGTGGCCCGGAGTGCTTCCAATCCGTCAACCGCCATCATCGCCACCGCGACGAGGGCTGCCGAGGGGGCGCCATTGGTCTCCGTACTTTCGTGCGAGAACGATCGGACAAGTGTGTCGGTAGTCTCCGGGATCCCAGAGAAGAAAGAGCTATTTGATTCGCTGTATCCGGCGCCCCGGCTAGTGTTCGGGCGTGTCCCGACCCTCGAAGAGGCCAAGGCGGCGACCGCGGAACTCAAAGATGCACTTGAGAA gGTATACTTCTCTTCTAGCACCACTAGTGATTCCACAAGGAGTGGTCTAGGAGCCAGCCTACAAAGTCCTGTATGCTTGGAGGGGTCAGAAACCAAAGGTTGCACCATGAGCAAAAATTCAACACTTTCCTCGACACCAAATTATGCCATTCAGATGTTTTCCTTGCTACAAGGGAACCCTAAAgctcag AATGTTGTTGCTTCAATTGCCTCTGATGAAAATGTCTGGAATGCTGTGATGAACAATCCTAAAGTTAAACAGTTCTATGAGACTCAACAGTCCA TGGTTCTCCCTTCTGAAACAGTTGTAGAGTCAAGCGAATCTCCAGAAAGCTCTGAAGCTCATCCTTCACAGGATTCCTATCAAAGCTCAAGGACTAGGTTCATGGATTTTGTGCAGAACTTCAAATTGAAGGTGTCAAAGATGGTGGTCAATCTGTCCGATTTCTTTCAAGATTATATGGGCACTTCAACTGGGGGTCATAGCTCAATGGGCACTGGGATTCACCACGCTGACTCTAATGCAGATGCGGTTCAAAAATCATTTGTTGCATTGGCAATCGCAACGATTTTGGTGATTCTACTTAAGCGAGGATAA
- the LOC105050305 gene encoding uncharacterized protein isoform X1, with translation MGGGAMRTAAKAVVIGGYQKAVDVGSVARSASNPSTAIIATATRAAEGAPLVSVLSCENDRTSVSVVSGIPEKKELFDSLYPAPRLVFGRVPTLEEAKAATAELKDALEKVYFSSSTTSDSTRSGLGASLQSPVCLEGSETKGCTMSKNSTLSSTPNYAIQMFSLLQGNPKAQNVVASIASDENVWNAVMNNPKVKQFYETQQSISPAVVLPSETVVESSESPESSEAHPSQDSYQSSRTRFMDFVQNFKLKVSKMVVNLSDFFQDYMGTSTGGHSSMGTGIHHADSNADAVQKSFVALAIATILVILLKRG, from the exons ATGGGAGGAGGAGCAATGAGAACCGCTGCGAAGGCCGTCGTAATCGGCGGCTACCAGAAAGCCGTGGACGTGGGATCGGTGGCCCGGAGTGCTTCCAATCCGTCAACCGCCATCATCGCCACCGCGACGAGGGCTGCCGAGGGGGCGCCATTGGTCTCCGTACTTTCGTGCGAGAACGATCGGACAAGTGTGTCGGTAGTCTCCGGGATCCCAGAGAAGAAAGAGCTATTTGATTCGCTGTATCCGGCGCCCCGGCTAGTGTTCGGGCGTGTCCCGACCCTCGAAGAGGCCAAGGCGGCGACCGCGGAACTCAAAGATGCACTTGAGAA gGTATACTTCTCTTCTAGCACCACTAGTGATTCCACAAGGAGTGGTCTAGGAGCCAGCCTACAAAGTCCTGTATGCTTGGAGGGGTCAGAAACCAAAGGTTGCACCATGAGCAAAAATTCAACACTTTCCTCGACACCAAATTATGCCATTCAGATGTTTTCCTTGCTACAAGGGAACCCTAAAgctcag AATGTTGTTGCTTCAATTGCCTCTGATGAAAATGTCTGGAATGCTGTGATGAACAATCCTAAAGTTAAACAGTTCTATGAGACTCAACAGTCCA TTTCCCCTGCAGTGGTTCTCCCTTCTGAAACAGTTGTAGAGTCAAGCGAATCTCCAGAAAGCTCTGAAGCTCATCCTTCACAGGATTCCTATCAAAGCTCAAGGACTAGGTTCATGGATTTTGTGCAGAACTTCAAATTGAAGGTGTCAAAGATGGTGGTCAATCTGTCCGATTTCTTTCAAGATTATATGGGCACTTCAACTGGGGGTCATAGCTCAATGGGCACTGGGATTCACCACGCTGACTCTAATGCAGATGCGGTTCAAAAATCATTTGTTGCATTGGCAATCGCAACGATTTTGGTGATTCTACTTAAGCGAGGATAA